The DNA window GGCATATTTCTGGTAGCATTTTTCTTGAAAAAGGTAGGCTCTAAAGAAGTTTTTATTGCAGCAGTTTTTTCCGAATTATTGGTCATTTATTGTCATACTTCTCAGTACATCAATGCCTTTTTTGCGGCAAGGGGGGTAGATGTAGGTTGGTTTTTCCCTAATATTAATATTCCATTTTTGTGGTACAATGTCATTGGTTGTTTGCCACTTATTTTTGTTGCTTGGCTATTGCATCAATCTAAGCTTTTGAAAAAATAAGGGCATTTGTTCAAAGGAGAGGAGGGCTGTAAAAAAACAGGTGATTTCTTCATAATTGCCTGTTTTTTGTATATTGTATATTACCAGTTTAAAACGAACTTCTGTGTTGTTATTTATACAATTAATTTATGAGATTTTTAATCTTTATCTCTTTGTGTGTATGCATCTCGTTCAATAATTTTGCACAGTTTATTCCTGAAGAGCAACTACTATCAGTGAGTAAAAAAATGATGGTTTTAGAAGACAATACTGGAACATTCACCATTAATGATATTGTAAAGCCTTCTTCTCAGCAGAAATTTCAATCTTTTCGTAAAAAAATATTTAGTCACCCTGTATCTAAATCTGCTTTTTGGTTTAAAATTACCATAGAAAATAAATCGAACAAAGATGTTTGGCTAAGCATAGCAGATACTCGCTTAAAATATATTGATTTTTATACTCCTAAAACCGACGGTACTTATTCCCCCCCTTTGTTGTTAGGAGCCAGTCGCCCACAGCAAAATAAGGTGTTTCCTTCTGCATTTTATTGTGTTCCTATTCGTCAACATCTTTCTCCTCAAACATATTATTTAAGAGTTAAAGGAAGCCTCAACCTATTACTTCCTTTTGAGGTTGGTACCACTCAGAGTTTGATTAAAAAGTTTGACACTTACGACCAAATCCTAAATATTTTTATAGGCTTGGTATTGTCTATGTTAGTTTATAATCTATTTCTGTTTTTTGCTACTCATGATAGGCTCTATCTTATTTATGTGAGTTACCTTGCCATGGTGTTTTTGGTGACACCTTTTAGCAATGGTCAAGCCATGTTTTTTTATAGCTGGTTTTGGGACAACTTTCTGGTATGGCAAAGCCCTTTGTTTTGGACGATTACCTTATTTGTAGATCTTTATTTAAACCTTAGACAGCATGCGCTCCAACTAAAGCGTTGGCTTTGGGCACTTACCGTATGTTTAGGGGTGTTTTTCCCTTTGCTTAACCTGATAGGAATACACATGGCTTATTACCTTAGGTTTTTTCAACTGATGGTATTAGTTTATTCTTTTAGTTTGCTTATATGTGGTGTGTACCTTTGGCGTAAGGGGCATAAAAATGCTCGGTTTTATATTTTGGGGTGGAGTTCGGTGATCATTGCTTCTTTTGTTTATTTATTTACATCAAACGGATTATTGCCACTTAATACATTTACCCGACAATCACTTTACTTTGGTTTTGGCTTAGAGGCATTGATGTTTTCGTTGGCGTTGGGTGACCGGTTAAATATACTCAAGAAAGAAAAAGATGCTGCTTTGGCGCAAAACCTGTCGTTGGTGACCAACCAAAAAGAGGTTTTGGAGAACAAAGTAAAAGAGCGTACCTGGGAAATTCAAGAACAAAAAGAAGAAATGGAAGCGCAAAATCAAATGATGAAAGAAACCCATAAAGCGCTTAAAGAAGCTTACCAGGAAATAAACAAAAAGAATCAAAACTTGTTAGCTTCTATCAATTACGCTCAAACCATTCAGAATGCTTTATTGTCTTTACGCAAGGGGGTAGTAAATGCATTGGGAGCCGATAATTTTTTCATTTTGTTCAAACCCCGCGATATTGTTTCAGGAGACTTTCATTATATAGAAGTTTTGGAGAGCGAGCAATTGTTGCTTGCTGCGATTGATTGTACCGGGCACGGCATACCAGGGGCATTTATGTCTATGATTGGGTACGAGGTGATGACTGAAATAGTGAAAATAAGAAGGGAAACCAAGCCCAATGCAATACTAGAGTTGTTGCACCGCTATATTGCCAGTGTACTTAAACAGTCGGAAACTAATAACAGGGACGGTATGGATGTGGCTTTAGTAGTGATAGACAAACAAAAGCACATAATGGAGTTTGCTGGAGCTAAAAACCCTTTGGTGTATATCCAAAACGAACAATTGACCCTTATTAAAGGAGACAAACGTAGCATAGGAGGGCAAGTGAGACAACGTAAGGAGTTTAAATGCCATCAAGTAGACATTAGTACGCCCACTATTTTTTATTTATTTTCTGATGGTTATCAAGACCAGTTTGGGGGCGAAGAAAATAAAAAGTTTATGTTGGCAAGGCTGAAGAGCTTATTGATGAACGTACATTTGAAAAGAATGGAGGAGCAGCAAAAAATACTAAATACGACCTTAGAAGACTGGATGCAACAAGGGAACGAAACACAAATAGACGATGTGTTGGTAGTAGGGGTGAGGGTATAGGTATTTATAGCGTAGCTTTTACTACTAAGTTTGCTTGATCAGGTTGCCAGGCAGGAAATAATGCATATTGAATTTTAGATTTTGATTTACGAACTATATCCAGCAAATCAAGGAAATGATGGTCATTTTGGGTTTTAGCTAAAATACCCTTGCCGTGCAGACTTGTACTGTATTCCTTTTGTAGGTTGGGCAAATCCTTCGAAAGTTTGTTAGCCTTATGAATGTAAGGCAGTAAAGTACTTAGGTTTTTTAAATACCAGTTTTCTTTGAGCCACAACTCAAACTTATCCCCCGTTTTATTAATGACCAACTTAATGGCATTATCAGGCACTTGAGTATCATATCGGTTTTCGAGGTAAAGTAAATTCAACAATACATGAAAAGTTTTGCGTTTTACTTTTTTATGCTCTTCTGAGGTTTCCAATAATTGGTCCCACACCCCTAGTATATTTATAACAGTTTCACTGGTTTTTACTCCCTGGTAGGTATATAGTGCCTCCATAGTATCGAGGCTCTTGTGTGATATATTGCCAAGGTACTCATCACTGTATTGGGCGATGTCTTCGAAAGCATCCAGCGATGTAATGAGGTTTAACGCTAAAAGAATGTTAATCTCATCACCACTATTGAAGAGTGATAATATTTTTTCTGCTTGTCTTTTTGTGATCATTACCTATAGAAACGAATAAATACAAAAAAAGTGCTGTTCAATCTGTTGAACAGCACCATAAGCCTTTGTGTAAGTACTTTGTTTGCTTAAGCATACTCAAGCAAACAAAGCCTGAGAATATTACTCTTGAGAGCCTTTTTTCTCTTTCATTTTCTTAAAACCTGACTTACTCATTTCTGCACGAGGAAAAGTATTATTTTTAGTATCAATGTCAGCAGTTTCTCCATTAGGGTCTACTACAAACTTCACTACTTCTTTTTTAGTCATCAATACCTTAGACACTTTTACCGGGTCTTTTTTCCAGATTTCTGCAGGTATTTTTACGTTTTGTTGGCTTCCATCCTTATACTGCATTTTTACAATAATTGGCATCAGCAAACCACCCTTGTTTTTAAAGTCTAATTGATAAAAGAAGCTGTTAGGGCTTATTGCCTCCTTATCACCTTTGTTGAGTGTTAAGCCACGTCGTTTGACAATCGCAGTAATGTTCTTGATTTGGTCTTGAGTATAAAATGTGGGCTTAAATACCATCTTACTTGCCACGGTTTTGTTTTTATCGCTTTCTACCTGGAACAATTTCACACCTTCGAGCGAAATATCACAAGGTTCGGTAGAATAAAACCAACCTCTCCAGAACCAATCTAAGTCAACCCCAGAGGCATCTTCCATAGTACGGAAAAAATCGGCAGGCTGTGGGTGTTTAAACATCCACTTTTGTGAATACTCACGAAAAGCATAATCAAACAGTTCTGGCCCCATAATGGTGTTGCGTAAGATGTTCAACGCAGTGGCAGGTTTGCTGTAAGCGTTAGGCCCAAAGTAAGGAATCGACTCAGAGTTACTCATGATAGGTACCATTTTCTTAGGGTCAATACGCATGTAGCGGATAATATTTTTTGGGTTGCGTGAACCTTCAGGGAAGCCGTTTTTCTTGTATACATCTGGTGCCCACGAAAGTGATTGAATTTCACGTTCGGCAAGTGTTTGTACAAAAGAGTTAAGCCCTTCATCCATCCATGTCCATTGTCTTTCATCAGAGTTTACAATCATTGGAAAGAAGTTGTGGCCCACTTCGTGAATAATTACCCCAAACATACCATTGCGCATACGTGCACTAGTGACTCCTTGAGCGTTAGGACGACCGTAGTTAAAACAAATCATAGGGTACTCCATACCGTTTGATGCTTCTACTGAAATGGCTACTGGGTAAGGGTAGTCAAAAGTATACTTAGAGTAAACTTTAAGTGTATGTGCTACAATATGGGTAGAGTAGTTGCCCCACAGTGGGTTAGCCTCTTTAGGGTAGTAAGACATAGCCCATACATTTTTACCTCCTACATTTACGCCCATAGCGTCCCAGATTAGCTTTCGTGAACTGGTAAATGCGAAATCACGAACATTTTTAGCCTTAAATACCCAAGTCTTGGTTTGAGTACTTTTGGTCTTTTCTTTAGCTTCGGCTTCTTTTTGAGTTACAATTACTACAGGGTTTTTAGCATTTTTAGCTTTTTCCCAACGTTTGATCTGCTCAGAAGACAATACTTTTTTGGCATTTTGTAGCTCTCCAGTTGCGCCTACAATATGGTCGGCAGGCACAGTAAGTGCCACTTCATAGTCGCCAAAAGTCAAAGCAAACTCACCACGTCCTAAAAATTGTTTATTTTGCCAACCGTTTACGTCATCGTACACACACATACGAGGAAACCATTGCGCTATAGCGTATACATTGTTGCCATCTTTAGGGAAGTGCTCATAACCACCACGGCCACCAATTTTTAAGCGTTCGCGAATTTTGTTTTTCCAATCTAGTGAAAATGTAAACGAACCACCTTTGGCTTTGATAGGCTGAGGTAACTCAAGGCGCATCATAGTACCATTGATGGTATACTTCAGTTTTTTGCCACTTTTATCTTTTACATTAGAAATGGTATACCCATAGTCATCTTTGGTAAGTGATACCCAGCGAAAAAGCCTTTGTACACTACCATTGCTTTTGGTAAGCTTCATTGGGTTTGCCTTTTGTGCAGTAGCATCCCCGGCAAAGCGATTTTGATCGAGTTGTATCCATAAATACCGCAATGGAATGGGGGCATTGTTGTAGTAGGTGATGGTTTCCGATCCGGTAATTACATTCTTTGCTTCATCTAAGGTAGCCTTAATTTTATAGTCAGCCTTTTGTTGCCAATAGTTTGGTCCTGGCGATCCATCTCCTGTACGATATACATTAGGAGTGGGGAGTTCCTGACCTAACTGAGCAAATTTAGAACTTACATATTTGGGGAGAGGAGCTTCTCGGTCAGAGGTCGATGGCTTTTTCTGAGCCAAAGCACTTATCGTTATACAGGATAGTAATAGTAATAGTAGTTTTTTCATATGGGTAAATATTAAAAATGAATAGGTTTTCTTATGATAAGAACCAGGTTGTCTAAACAAATTTAGCCAGAAAAGGGAGAATTATTAGGTGTATCAAGACTTTTTTAACATTTTGTTTATTTAAAAGTCTTGATTGCAAATTATTATAGTTCAATATTTGGCTTGAGTGGCCGTTGAGTATGTACAAATTGTAGGCTAGTTTTGTGTGTTTCCTTATGTTTTTATAGATTATTGCCCTTATATATTTATAAAAGCTTGAATAGTACAAAACTATAAAAGTGAATAACCCTAATCCACGTATATTTTATGGTAAAAACATTTGTGTTAATTTTTTATATGGCCTTAAACATTGTTCCTTCCAGAGTAAAACAGTTTAAGATTGAAGTGAAAAATCCTGCCAATCAAATAGAAAAAATTCAGTTGAATTTTACCCGTAACAAAAAGCAATGGCAGGTAATAGCCAGCCATAAACCACAAGATACATTATATTTTCGTTTCGACAAAGCCCGGTACTGTTATATCAGAGAAGGCAGCAACGGCAAAGAGAGCAAGGCAGATCTATTGACTAAAGTAGAGATTAAACGCAATCATAGAAGATGGCGCAAAGTTTCCAGGGTAGAGTTTGTACCCAAACAAGGCAAGTATAATGATCGGAAGTCGGGACTTGTATTTGCTATTAGCCGCAAAAAAAGGCGAAAAAAATTGATTGAAGTTGATAGAACCAGTGCCCCCGAAATGAGCAAAGCAATGCCTGATATGTTACTAAGTTGGTAATATTGTGCCTTGATGGGGTAAAAAAGCAAAAGCAGCTCCTTTTTGGGGAGCTGCTTTCTGTTGATAAGGGCTGACTTATGAGACAACCTCTTTTTTATGGTTGTATATGGTTTGTGTTTAATCTTCGGTTTGATCATCCCACCAAACACCTGCATTGACTGTTACATTAGGAACATTTGCTGCGTTATTGCTCAACTCCCCGGTAGGGTAGGGGAATCTTCGTGGTGCAGGTCCTGCAGTATTAGTAAGTGTAGGAATACCAGTACGACGATAGTCGTTGTATGCCTCGATAGGTTGGAACAACCAGAATGAAATGTACTTCTGCGTAATAATTTCGTTCAGGGTTACATTTGCAGGAGAAACGTTTGCTTGTGCCAGATAAGTAGTAATATCGGCAGTAGGCACTCCTTGACGTGTCATAGTAGCAGTCACTGCAGCTTGATAAGCAGTATTGGCCGCAGCTTGATTACCTAACCTTAAATTTGCCTCTGCCTCTATAAACTTCATTTCATCAAAAGTAAACAATTGTAAAGGTGCGGTTGCATTTACTATTGCACTTGAAGCTCTAGAGTATAAATTACCTGATTGATCATTTTGGGCTGAACCATTGGGAGCGTAAGACCTGATGCCCCCTTTTATAGTATCTACCATCATTGTCAGTCTAGGATCATTTAGCCCAGTAAGTAAGTTGCCAAATGTATTACTTACTGCATGATGACTTCTATCGTTTGACTCTTGGTACCAAGGGTGCTCTCCTGTAGGCGCTGTAGTAAAGCTTGTAAAAATACAGTTGTCACCAGCGTCACTATAGGCATTACCAATGGCATTCAGTGCATTGGTAGCTGAACCAGCAGGATCTACTTTACTCAACCTATTATACAAACGTGCTTTCAACGCCCAGGCAGTTTTAGTCCACTTAGTTACATCTCCGCCATAAAGCATATCATCACCAGTAGGTTTAATAACAGACGTCTTTGCCAAATCAGCAATTGCTTCATCCAAAATTGATTGCAATGCAGTATAAATATCTTGTTGATTGTCATACTTTGGTGTAGTGTTCTCAGAGCCTTTGATAGCTTCTGAGTAAGGAACTCTACCCCAAAGATCGGTAGCAATACTAAGGTTATATGCCTTCAAGATTTTTGCAATACCAGTATAGTGAGCATTACCTGCTTCAGTAGACTGTTTGATTAATATCTCAATATCAGTCAATGCACCTGCATAAAGCGCATTCCAGGAATTATTACCAATAGTGGCGTTTATCCCAGTACGTTTATCA is part of the Microscilla marina ATCC 23134 genome and encodes:
- a CDS encoding SusD/RagB family nutrient-binding outer membrane lipoprotein — translated: MRKAFIYIFLALFAFTSACTDDVLDKIDTNPNNPTAVPDNMLLTSIITSTVFSISGTDLAWFSSVFVEHTTGVHGQPEQGDKRTGINATIGNNSWNALYAGALTDIEILIKQSTEAGNAHYTGIAKILKAYNLSIATDLWGRVPYSEAIKGSENTTPKYDNQQDIYTALQSILDEAIADLAKTSVIKPTGDDMLYGGDVTKWTKTAWALKARLYNRLSKVDPAGSATNALNAIGNAYSDAGDNCIFTSFTTAPTGEHPWYQESNDRSHHAVSNTFGNLLTGLNDPRLTMMVDTIKGGIRSYAPNGSAQNDQSGNLYSRASSAIVNATAPLQLFTFDEMKFIEAEANLRLGNQAAANTAYQAAVTATMTRQGVPTADITTYLAQANVSPANVTLNEIITQKYISFWLFQPIEAYNDYRRTGIPTLTNTAGPAPRRFPYPTGELSNNAANVPNVTVNAGVWWDDQTED
- a CDS encoding M1 family metallopeptidase; translation: MKKLLLLLLSCITISALAQKKPSTSDREAPLPKYVSSKFAQLGQELPTPNVYRTGDGSPGPNYWQQKADYKIKATLDEAKNVITGSETITYYNNAPIPLRYLWIQLDQNRFAGDATAQKANPMKLTKSNGSVQRLFRWVSLTKDDYGYTISNVKDKSGKKLKYTINGTMMRLELPQPIKAKGGSFTFSLDWKNKIRERLKIGGRGGYEHFPKDGNNVYAIAQWFPRMCVYDDVNGWQNKQFLGRGEFALTFGDYEVALTVPADHIVGATGELQNAKKVLSSEQIKRWEKAKNAKNPVVIVTQKEAEAKEKTKSTQTKTWVFKAKNVRDFAFTSSRKLIWDAMGVNVGGKNVWAMSYYPKEANPLWGNYSTHIVAHTLKVYSKYTFDYPYPVAISVEASNGMEYPMICFNYGRPNAQGVTSARMRNGMFGVIIHEVGHNFFPMIVNSDERQWTWMDEGLNSFVQTLAEREIQSLSWAPDVYKKNGFPEGSRNPKNIIRYMRIDPKKMVPIMSNSESIPYFGPNAYSKPATALNILRNTIMGPELFDYAFREYSQKWMFKHPQPADFFRTMEDASGVDLDWFWRGWFYSTEPCDISLEGVKLFQVESDKNKTVASKMVFKPTFYTQDQIKNITAIVKRRGLTLNKGDKEAISPNSFFYQLDFKNKGGLLMPIIVKMQYKDGSQQNVKIPAEIWKKDPVKVSKVLMTKKEVVKFVVDPNGETADIDTKNNTFPRAEMSKSGFKKMKEKKGSQE
- a CDS encoding 7TM diverse intracellular signaling domain-containing protein codes for the protein MRFLIFISLCVCISFNNFAQFIPEEQLLSVSKKMMVLEDNTGTFTINDIVKPSSQQKFQSFRKKIFSHPVSKSAFWFKITIENKSNKDVWLSIADTRLKYIDFYTPKTDGTYSPPLLLGASRPQQNKVFPSAFYCVPIRQHLSPQTYYLRVKGSLNLLLPFEVGTTQSLIKKFDTYDQILNIFIGLVLSMLVYNLFLFFATHDRLYLIYVSYLAMVFLVTPFSNGQAMFFYSWFWDNFLVWQSPLFWTITLFVDLYLNLRQHALQLKRWLWALTVCLGVFFPLLNLIGIHMAYYLRFFQLMVLVYSFSLLICGVYLWRKGHKNARFYILGWSSVIIASFVYLFTSNGLLPLNTFTRQSLYFGFGLEALMFSLALGDRLNILKKEKDAALAQNLSLVTNQKEVLENKVKERTWEIQEQKEEMEAQNQMMKETHKALKEAYQEINKKNQNLLASINYAQTIQNALLSLRKGVVNALGADNFFILFKPRDIVSGDFHYIEVLESEQLLLAAIDCTGHGIPGAFMSMIGYEVMTEIVKIRRETKPNAILELLHRYIASVLKQSETNNRDGMDVALVVIDKQKHIMEFAGAKNPLVYIQNEQLTLIKGDKRSIGGQVRQRKEFKCHQVDISTPTIFYLFSDGYQDQFGGEENKKFMLARLKSLLMNVHLKRMEEQQKILNTTLEDWMQQGNETQIDDVLVVGVRV